A single window of Balaenoptera ricei isolate mBalRic1 chromosome 15, mBalRic1.hap2, whole genome shotgun sequence DNA harbors:
- the CCT6A gene encoding T-complex protein 1 subunit zeta, which translates to MAAVKTLNPKAEVARAQAALAVNISAARGLQDVLRTNLGPKGTMKMLVSGAGDIKLTKDGNVLLHEMQIQHPTASLIAKVATAQDDITGDGTTSNVLIIGELLKQADLYISEGLHPRIITEGFEAAKEKALQFLEQVKVSKEMDRETLIDVARTSLRTKVHAELADVLTEAVVDSILAIKKQDEPIDLFMVEIMEMKHKSETDTSLIRGLVLDHGARHPDMKKRVEDAYILTCNVSLEYEKTEVNSGFFYKSAEEREKLVKAERKFIEDRVKKIIDLKKKVCGDSDKGFVVINQKGIDPFSLDALAKEGIVALRRAKRRNMERLTLACGGVALNSLDDLNPDCLGHAGLVYEYTLGEEKFTFIENCNNPRSVTLLIKGPNKHTLTQIKDAIRDGLRAVKNAIDDGCVVPGAGAVEVAMAEALIKYKPSVKGRAQLGVQAFADALLIIPKVLAQNSGFDLQETLVKVKAEHSESGQLVGVDLNTGEPMVAAEVGVWDNYCVKKQLLHSCTVIATNILLVDEIMRAGMSSLKG; encoded by the exons ATGGCGGCCGTGAAGACCCTGAATCCCAAGGCTGAGGTGGCCCGAGCCCAGGCGGCGTTGGCGGTCAACATCAGCGCGGCCCGGGGGCTGCAGGACGTGCTGAGGACCAACTTGGGGCCTAAGGGCACCATGAAGAT GCTTGTTTCTGGTGCTGGAGACATCAAGCTCACTAAGGATGGAAATGTGCTGCTTCATGAAATG CAAATTCAACACCCAACAGCCTCCTTAATAGCCAAAGTAGCAACAGCCCAGGATGACATAACTGGTGATGGTACCACTTCCAATGTCCTAATTATTGGAGAGCTCCTGAAGCAGGCGGATCTCTACATTTCTGAA GGTCTTCATCCCAGAATAATTACAGAAGGATTTGAAGCTGCAAAGGAAAAGGCACTTCAGTTTTTGGAACAAGTCAAAGTAAGCAAAGAGATGGACAGGGAAACACTTATAGATGTGGCCAGAACATCTCTACGTACTAAAGTTCATGCTGAACTTGCTGATGTCTTAACAGAG GCTGTAGTGGACTCCATTTTAGCCATTAAAAAACAAGATGAACCTATTGACCTCTTCATGGTTGAGATCATGGAGATGAAACATAAATCTGAAACCGATACAAG CTTGATCAGAGGTCTTGTTTTGGACCATGGGGCACGGCATCCTGATATGAAAAAGAGAGTAGAAGATGCGTACATCCTCACATGCAACGTGTCATTAGAATATGAAAAAAC AGAAGTGAATTCTGGCTTTTTTTACAAGagtgcagaggagagagagaaactagtgaaagctgaaagaaaattcattgaagacagagttaaaaaaataatagacctGAAAAAGAAAGTCTGTGGTGATTCAGATAAAGGATTTGTTGTTATTAATCAAAAG gGAATTGACCCCTTTTCCTTAGATGCTCTTGCAAAAGAAGGCATAGTAGCTCTGCGCagagctaaaaggagaaatatggAAAG GCTGACTCTTGCTTGTGGTGGGGTAGCCCTAAATTCTCTTGATGACCTAAATCCTGATTGTTTGGGACATGCAGGACTTGTCTATGAATATACATTG GGAGAAGAGAAGTTCACCTTCATTGAGAACTGTAACAATCCTCGCTCAGTCACATTATTGATCAAAGGACCAAATAAGCACACACTTACTCAGATCAAAGATGCAATAAGAGATGGCTTGAGGGCTGTTAAAAATGCTATTGATGATG GCTGTGTAGTTCCAGGTGCTGGTGCAGTGGAAGTGGCAATGGCAGAAGCCCTGATTAAATACAAGCCCAGTGTAAAGGGCAGGGCCCAACTTGGAGTTCAAGCATTTGCTGATGCATTGCTCATTATTCCCAAG gtTCTTGCTCAGAACTCTGGTTTTGACCTTCAGGAAACACTAGTTAAAGTTAAAGCAGAACATTCAGAATCAGGTCAACTTGTGGGTGTAGACTTGAACACAG GTGAGCCAATGGTAGCAGCAGAAGTAGGCGTATGGGATAACTACTGTGTAAAGAAACAGCTTCTTCATTCCTG cACTGTGATTGCCACCAACATTCTCCTGGTTGATGAGATCATGAGAGCTGGAATGTCTTCTCTAAAAGGTTGA